Below is a window of Nitrospirota bacterium DNA.
GTCGGTTTTTTTGGAAGGCGCATTTTGGAGCTTTTCAGTAATGTATTTGAATAAGATTTTCATTGACATATTAGGTTCATTGCAATACAATGCAAGGTATGCAAAAGAAAACTCGCACAAGGAGAACCGTTATGGACGACTTAATAAAACAACTTGAACTATATCGGCTTGAAAACAGAATCACACAGGTTGAGCTTGCTAATGATATCGGCGTCAATTTCTCCACGATTAGCCGGTGGCTCAATGGCAAGACCAGGCCGAATAAAATTCAGCAGTACCATCTTGAAAAGTTTTTAGCAAAAACGCTTAAGCAAGCGTAGAAAATTCATGAGGGGTGAAAATGGCGCTACCTATTAATATTGAAGAATTGCTTTCCGGACGAGTGGTTGAAACTGAGCGGTTGGAGTTTAAAGAAGGCTGGAATCCGCAAACCGTCCTGCATACAATGTGCGCTTTCGCCAATGATGTCAACAACTGGGGCGGCGGGTATATTGTAATCGGAGTTGAGGAAAATAATATTGGGCCCGCCTTCTTCCCTAAAGGGCTGTCACCTTCCGAAATCAAAAAGATTCAAAAAGAACTTTTAGGCCTTTCTCATAAAATCAGGCCAGAATATTTTCCGATAGTTGATGTGGCAAATGTAAAAGGCAAGAACATCGTTATTATTTGGGTTCCAGGAGGGGCGCACCGGCCGTATAAAGCAGCCGAGACCTTAGGCAAGGGTGCGCGCTACTCGTATTATATCCGTCGTAACGATACTACAAGACGTGCGACAGCTACGGATGAGCGCAGCTTGATGAAACTTGCCCACGATATTCCTTTTGATGACTGTATTAACCATAAGGCAACTCTGAAAGATTTGGATATCCGGCGAATTGAACAGTATTTGGATGCCGTAAAAAGCGACCTCGCCAAAGAGATACCAAAGATGCCGGTTAAGGATCTCTATCGCAGGATGAATATAGTCGAAGGGCCTGATGAATTCTTAAGACCGAAAAATATCGGGCTTATGCTTTTTTGCCCTGAGCCACAGAAGTTTTTTCCACGCACAACGATTGATGTCGTGAAATATAAGGATGAGGTTGGCGATGAGTTCGAAGAAAAGATATTTACTGGGCCCGTTCACGAACAGTTGCGCGATGCACTTAGATATATCAAGAATCTGGTGATCGTTGAGTCTGTCCATAAAGTAGAAGGCCGGGCCGAAGCGGACAGGTTCTTTAATTACCCATATGCAGCCATTGAGGAATCTTTGGTAAACGCGGTATATCATCGCAGTTATGAGGAACGTGAACCTATTGAAGTGCGGATTTATCCGGACAAGATTTATATCATTAGTTACCCGGGGCCTTTGCCACCGCTGAACAAGGATAATATTAACAACCCGATCGTTACGCCGCGTCGTTATCGCAATAGCCGGTTAGGAGACGCCCTTAAAGAACTTCAATTGACAGAGGGAAGGTGTACCGGATTTCCCAAGATTCGCCGAGCGCTGAAGTCAAATGGATCCCCGCCGCCTTATTTTGAGACGGATGACGACCGCACATATTTTATGGTAACTCTTAAGATTAACCCAAGAGCGAAGAAAATGGCAGCCGAGATTGGTCCTAAGAGGACGGAGAAAAGTGAGGGATTAAGTGAGGGATTAAGTGAGGGATTAAAATCCCTGCTGGAGGCTATCAAAGTAAGCCCAGGGATT
It encodes the following:
- a CDS encoding helix-turn-helix transcriptional regulator; its protein translation is MDDLIKQLELYRLENRITQVELANDIGVNFSTISRWLNGKTRPNKIQQYHLEKFLAKTLKQA
- a CDS encoding putative DNA binding domain-containing protein gives rise to the protein MALPINIEELLSGRVVETERLEFKEGWNPQTVLHTMCAFANDVNNWGGGYIVIGVEENNIGPAFFPKGLSPSEIKKIQKELLGLSHKIRPEYFPIVDVANVKGKNIVIIWVPGGAHRPYKAAETLGKGARYSYYIRRNDTTRRATATDERSLMKLAHDIPFDDCINHKATLKDLDIRRIEQYLDAVKSDLAKEIPKMPVKDLYRRMNIVEGPDEFLRPKNIGLMLFCPEPQKFFPRTTIDVVKYKDEVGDEFEEKIFTGPVHEQLRDALRYIKNLVIVESVHKVEGRAEADRFFNYPYAAIEESLVNAVYHRSYEEREPIEVRIYPDKIYIISYPGPLPPLNKDNINNPIVTPRRYRNSRLGDALKELQLTEGRCTGFPKIRRALKSNGSPPPYFETDDDRTYFMVTLKINPRAKKMAAEIGPKRTEKSEGLSEGLSEGLKSLLEAIKVSPGIKAKDLSPRLNRRPIKTIERQIKTLIERNLIERRGSRKTGGYHTK